Proteins from a single region of Maridesulfovibrio ferrireducens:
- the dsrJ gene encoding sulfate reduction electron transfer complex DsrMKJOP subunit DsrJ, with protein sequence MQYGGKIIAGLVIFLGLVSLPFWFNMGGTYEQPKVELPKNAKECVAPKEEMRTSHMQLLDEWRDMALREGKRTYISANGKEYTISLQNTCMECHTSKEQFCDKCHTDAGVTPYCWDCHVPPKEAK encoded by the coding sequence ATGCAATACGGTGGAAAAATAATAGCTGGTCTGGTTATTTTCCTTGGCCTCGTTTCTCTTCCTTTCTGGTTCAATATGGGAGGAACGTACGAGCAGCCTAAGGTCGAACTGCCAAAAAATGCGAAAGAATGTGTCGCGCCCAAAGAAGAAATGCGTACATCACATATGCAGCTTCTTGACGAGTGGAGAGACATGGCTCTTCGTGAAGGCAAACGGACATATATCAGTGCAAACGGCAAGGAATACACTATCAGTCTCCAGAATACCTGTATGGAATGTCATACCAGCAAAGAGCAATTCTGTGACAAATGTCATACTGACGCTGGTGTAACCCCATACTGCTGGGATTGCCACGTACCTCCAAAGGAGGCAAAATAA